The following are from one region of the Geoalkalibacter subterraneus genome:
- a CDS encoding capsule assembly Wzi family protein — protein sequence MKKVLCLLTVALVFCAGSVHAATASANIPLDSWIYPALDKLEGLGHIETSLQGSRPYTRLAAARLVRSAENSERTAATPVARELLDVLRREFDTELRELSGDIATGSYLKPLRSMRLQGGYRSGDPSFLPRSDARQFALDYNRDGLTQEEDGAGLVSFASEARLGSRFLLSASPLFEFDNEGTSSRLLEGKAALALGPLEISVGRQSLWWGQGRHGSLVLTNNAKPQDMLRITNPSPTLLPWVFKYLGPFRFDVFWSRLDDNRTVSDPYFGGARVNFRPLPWVELGASRTVMFGGKGRPSIDLDEFITILGGKNLEGEEDSSNSVAALDGRILLPFAYNAEIYGELGGEDEAGGFISQKAWLLGLYLPRIEPSGRASLRLEYADLTVKRGRNSVWYRHSVYRSGYTYDERVMGHHVGGGATDLFSELSIYFPKGWTLGLELDYQRRGADQPVWEKHLQPALEIAWQPSRLLRISGRYAVDFVENFEFVAGRDETFHLAFLTVDLSL from the coding sequence GTGAAAAAAGTTTTATGTCTGCTGACGGTTGCCTTGGTTTTCTGCGCCGGCTCCGTTCATGCTGCCACGGCCTCTGCAAATATCCCCCTGGATAGCTGGATCTATCCCGCCCTCGACAAGCTTGAAGGGCTCGGTCACATAGAGACCTCCCTTCAAGGCAGTCGCCCTTACACCCGCCTGGCGGCGGCCCGCCTGGTTCGTTCTGCGGAGAATTCCGAACGTACTGCCGCCACGCCGGTTGCTCGGGAGTTGCTGGATGTATTGCGGCGCGAGTTCGACACGGAGCTGCGGGAACTCTCCGGGGATATTGCAACCGGCAGTTATTTAAAGCCGCTGCGTTCCATGAGGCTTCAGGGGGGATATCGCAGCGGTGATCCATCCTTTCTTCCTCGCTCCGATGCGCGCCAGTTCGCCCTGGATTACAATCGGGACGGGCTCACTCAGGAAGAGGATGGCGCCGGATTGGTTTCCTTTGCCAGCGAGGCCCGTTTAGGGAGCCGTTTTCTGCTGTCCGCCAGCCCGTTGTTTGAGTTTGACAACGAGGGCACCTCTTCGCGCCTGCTGGAAGGTAAGGCCGCCCTGGCCCTGGGGCCGCTGGAGATTTCGGTGGGCCGTCAATCCCTGTGGTGGGGACAGGGGCGCCATGGTTCGCTGGTGTTGACCAACAACGCCAAGCCGCAGGATATGCTGCGCATCACCAACCCTTCGCCGACCCTGCTTCCGTGGGTTTTCAAGTACCTGGGGCCTTTTCGGTTTGATGTTTTCTGGAGCCGCCTTGATGACAACCGGACCGTCTCCGATCCTTATTTCGGCGGTGCTCGGGTTAACTTCCGCCCGTTGCCGTGGGTGGAGCTGGGCGCTTCGCGCACCGTCATGTTCGGCGGCAAAGGGCGCCCCAGCATCGACCTGGACGAATTTATCACCATCCTTGGCGGCAAAAACCTCGAGGGCGAGGAGGATTCGAGCAACTCCGTCGCCGCCCTCGACGGCCGGATTCTGCTGCCCTTTGCCTATAACGCCGAGATCTACGGCGAGCTGGGCGGCGAGGATGAGGCCGGCGGGTTTATCAGCCAGAAAGCCTGGCTTCTCGGCCTGTATCTGCCCCGGATTGAGCCCAGCGGGCGTGCCAGCCTGCGACTGGAATACGCCGACCTGACGGTAAAAAGAGGGCGGAACTCCGTCTGGTACCGCCACTCTGTTTATCGCTCGGGATATACTTATGACGAGCGCGTCATGGGGCACCATGTGGGCGGCGGCGCCACCGACCTCTTCTCAGAATTATCCATTTATTTCCCCAAAGGGTGGACCCTGGGCCTCGAGCTGGACTACCAGCGTCGCGGGGCCGATCAGCCCGTTTGGGAAAAACACCTTCAGCCCGCGTTGGAGATCGCCTGGCAGCCCTCCCGCCTGCTGCGCATCAGTGGGCGCTATGCCGTGGATTTCGTAGAAAACTTCGAGTTTGTCGCCGGACGCGACGAGACCTTTCATCTGGCATTTCTGACTGTGGATTTGAGCTTATGA
- a CDS encoding MBL fold metallo-hydrolase RNA specificity domain-containing protein: protein MHPAFTLHHHGARDGVTGSCHELRLDGGAGILIDCGLFQGRDERERGDERPEIDFEIGHLKTLVVTHVHIDHVGRIPHLLAAGFDGPILCSEPSAVLLPLVLEDAVKIGFTRDRRLVEKFIAHIKKRIVALPYGQWHPIETGTDAPKLAIKLNPAGHILGSAYVTCRIQPGLSTTNNGQRTKDNRYIIFSGDLGAPYTPLLPTPKAPYRADLLVLETTYGDRVHEGRRERRQRLREVVERALADRGVILVPAFSIGRTQELLYELEEIIHRNRARFAAKGLPWEELEIIVDSPLASRFTEAYRELRPFWDAEARARVREGRHPLAFEQLTTVDSHSDHMHTVNYLKKHLRPCIVIAASGMCAGGRIVNYLKALLEEETTDVLFVGYQAAGTPGRDIQKYGPRSGYVVLDGRRYDIRAQVHTLSGYSAHADRKDLVNFVRRMRHRPQKVRLVHGEAEAKAALARELEALGVDVD, encoded by the coding sequence GTGCACCCTGCTTTCACACTCCACCATCACGGCGCCCGCGACGGGGTGACCGGATCCTGCCATGAGCTGCGCCTGGACGGTGGCGCGGGCATCCTGATCGACTGTGGCCTTTTTCAGGGCCGAGATGAGCGGGAACGGGGCGACGAGCGGCCGGAGATCGATTTTGAGATTGGGCATCTCAAGACGCTGGTGGTCACCCATGTGCATATCGATCATGTGGGGCGAATTCCTCACCTGTTGGCGGCGGGGTTCGACGGCCCGATCCTGTGCAGTGAGCCGTCGGCGGTGCTGCTGCCGCTGGTGCTGGAGGATGCGGTCAAGATCGGCTTTACCCGCGACCGGCGCCTGGTGGAGAAGTTCATCGCCCACATCAAAAAGCGCATCGTCGCCCTGCCCTACGGTCAATGGCACCCGATTGAGACCGGCACGGATGCGCCGAAACTTGCGATCAAACTGAACCCGGCCGGCCACATTCTCGGCTCGGCCTACGTCACCTGTCGCATCCAACCGGGGCTTTCCACCACAAACAACGGACAGCGGACAAAGGACAACCGCTACATCATCTTTTCCGGCGATCTGGGCGCCCCCTACACGCCGCTGCTGCCGACGCCGAAAGCGCCGTACCGGGCCGACCTGCTGGTTCTGGAGACCACCTACGGCGACCGGGTGCACGAGGGACGCAGGGAACGCCGCCAGCGCTTGCGGGAGGTGGTGGAGCGGGCGCTGGCGGATCGCGGGGTGATCCTGGTGCCGGCGTTCAGCATCGGCCGTACCCAGGAACTCCTATACGAGCTGGAGGAGATCATCCATCGCAACCGTGCGCGTTTTGCGGCCAAGGGGCTGCCGTGGGAGGAATTGGAGATCATCGTTGATTCTCCGTTGGCGTCCCGCTTTACCGAGGCCTACCGCGAGCTGCGCCCGTTCTGGGATGCGGAGGCGCGCGCCAGGGTGCGGGAGGGGCGTCATCCGCTGGCCTTCGAGCAGCTGACCACCGTAGACAGCCATTCGGATCATATGCACACGGTGAACTATCTGAAAAAACACCTGCGCCCCTGTATCGTCATTGCAGCCAGCGGTATGTGTGCCGGTGGGCGCATCGTCAATTACCTGAAAGCGCTGCTGGAGGAAGAGACTACCGATGTGCTGTTCGTCGGCTATCAGGCGGCGGGGACGCCGGGGCGCGACATCCAGAAATACGGCCCACGCAGCGGCTACGTGGTGCTGGACGGGCGCCGCTACGACATCCGCGCGCAGGTTCACACGCTGAGCGGCTACTCGGCCCACGCCGACCGCAAGGATCTCGTCAATTTCGTGCGCCGTATGCGCCACAGACCGCAGAAGGTGCGGCTGGTGCATGGCGAGGCAGAGGCGAAGGCGGCGCTGGCACGGGAGCTGGAGGCGTTGGGCGTCGATGTGGATTAA
- a CDS encoding ribbon-helix-helix protein, CopG family, translated as MSQITARLPDETVSALDRAAKSLHRTRADIIRHAIEAYLEDFDDLSLAVERLRDPCDETVNWQEARRALLADD; from the coding sequence ATGTCTCAAATCACTGCCCGCCTCCCCGATGAAACGGTTTCTGCACTTGACCGCGCGGCGAAGAGTCTGCACCGCACTCGCGCCGACATCATCCGTCACGCCATCGAAGCGTACCTGGAGGACTTCGATGACCTGAGCCTGGCTGTGGAACGCTTGCGCGACCCCTGCGACGAAACCGTGAACTGGCAAGAGGCACGCCGTGCACTACTCGCTGACGATTAA
- a CDS encoding type II toxin-antitoxin system RelE family toxin, which yields MHYSLTIKRSALKEMQALPKADRTRLVAAIDALAENPHIGKLLKGNLSGLRRLRVGAYRVVYEINEDQVRILVLRVAHRKEVYR from the coding sequence GTGCACTACTCGCTGACGATTAAGAGAAGTGCCCTCAAAGAAATGCAGGCACTGCCCAAGGCGGATCGCACCCGACTCGTGGCAGCGATCGACGCACTGGCTGAAAATCCTCACATCGGCAAACTGCTCAAAGGAAATCTTTCCGGTCTGCGGCGCCTTCGCGTGGGGGCATATCGGGTGGTGTACGAAATCAACGAGGATCAGGTCAGAATTCTCGTGCTGCGCGTGGCTCATCGCAAAGAAGTTTACCGATAG
- a CDS encoding type II toxin-antitoxin system PemK/MazF family toxin, translating into MIYEAFDVVVVPFPFTDRATTKRRPALILSDAAIFNRPVGQAVMAMITSARNSDWPLDVEIEDLDAAGLPAPSIVRMKLFTLDEKLVLRKAGALVGADRGRISSVLRKLLQSHLT; encoded by the coding sequence ATGATCTATGAGGCATTCGATGTCGTGGTCGTGCCTTTTCCTTTTACCGACCGTGCGACCACAAAACGGCGTCCGGCGCTGATTCTATCTGATGCCGCGATATTTAACCGGCCGGTCGGCCAGGCGGTCATGGCAATGATTACCAGCGCCAGAAATTCCGACTGGCCTCTCGATGTTGAAATCGAGGATCTGGATGCAGCCGGCCTGCCGGCTCCCTCCATCGTCAGGATGAAGCTCTTTACTCTGGATGAGAAACTTGTCCTGAGAAAAGCCGGGGCACTTGTGGGCGCCGATCGGGGGCGGATTTCTTCAGTGCTGCGCAAGCTTCTCCAGAGTCATTTAACTTAG
- a CDS encoding AbrB/MazE/SpoVT family DNA-binding domain-containing protein — translation MQTSTSKLTSKYQATIPEPVRRALQLDAGDAIAFDIENDHITLRKARPVDLAFTQALEGTLTEWESSADEEAYHDL, via the coding sequence ATGCAGACATCGACCAGCAAGCTAACCTCAAAATACCAGGCGACCATTCCCGAACCCGTCCGTCGTGCTCTGCAACTGGACGCCGGTGATGCCATCGCTTTCGACATTGAAAACGATCACATCACCCTGCGCAAGGCCCGCCCCGTTGATCTGGCCTTTACTCAGGCGCTGGAAGGCACGCTGACCGAATGGGAATCCTCCGCGGATGAAGAGGCCTATCATGATCTATGA